A section of the Halichoerus grypus chromosome 11, mHalGry1.hap1.1, whole genome shotgun sequence genome encodes:
- the KBTBD3 gene encoding kelch repeat and BTB domain-containing protein 3 isoform X2, producing the protein MFEVNMRERDGGSVTITNLSSKAVKAFLDYAYTGKTQITDDNVEMFFQLSSFLQVSFLAKACSDFLIKSINLVNCLQLLSLSDSYGSPRLFSHALYFVQNHFSLLFKSSDFLEMNFGVLQKCLESDELNVPEEETVLKVVLSWTKHNLESRQKHLPYLIKKVRLHQLSEETLQDCLLNEECLLKSTNCFDMVTDAVKCVQGSGGLFPDARPSTTEKYIFVHKTEENGGDQYTFCYNISSDSWKVLPQSHLIDLPGSSLSSYGEKIFLTGGCKGPCCRTVRLHIAESYHDATDQTWCYCPVKNDFFLVSTMKTPRTMHTSVLALNRLFVIGGKTRGSQDIKSLLAVESYNPLSKEWLSVSPLPRGIYYPEASACQNVIYVLGSEVEITDAFNPSLDCFFKYNVTTDQWSELVAEFGQFFHATLIKAVPVNCTLYICDLSTYKVYSFCPDTCVWKGEGSFECAGFNAGAVGIEDKIYILGGDYAPDEITDEVQVYHSSRSEWEEVSPMPRALTEFYCQVIQFNKYRDPWFSNHF; encoded by the coding sequence ATGTTTGAAGtgaacatgagagagagagacggtggGAGCGTCACCATCACTAATCTGTCCTCCAAAGCCGTGAAGGCGTTCCTTGACTACGCCTATACCGGGAAAACACAGATAACAGATGATAATGTGGAAATGTTCTTCCAGTTGTCCTCATTTCTTCAAGTCTCCTTCCTAGCCAAAGCTTGCAgtgactttttaataaaaagtattaacCTTGTCAACTGTCTGCAGTTACTGTCTCTGTCAGACAGCTACGGCTCTCCCCGCTTGTTCAGTCACGCACTGTACTTTGTACAGAACCACTTCTCCTTGCTATTTAAGTCCAGTGATTTCTTAGAGATGAATTTTGGAGTCCTGCAAAAATGTCTGGAGTCAGATGAGTTAAATGTCCCCGAAGAAGAAACTGTCCTGAAAGTTGTCCTTAGTTGGACCAAACATAACTTAGAATCGAGGCAAAAGCATCTGCCTTATTTGATTAAAAAAGTACGATTACATCAGTTATCTGAGGAGACCCTTCAAGACTGTCTGCTCAACGAAGAGTGTTTACTCAAAAGCACAAACTGCTTTGACATGGTCACGGATGCCGTTAAGTGTGTGCAAGGTTCTGGTGGACTCTTCCCTGATGCTCGGCCATCTACcactgaaaaatacatatttgttcaCAAAACTGAGGAAAATGGAGGCGACCAATATACATTTTGCTATAATATCAGTAGTGACTCATGGAAAGTGCTGCCACAGTCACATCTGATCGATTTGCCAGGGTCTAGTCTGTCTAGTTACGGAGAGAAAATATTCCTGACAGGAGGCTGCAAAGGGCCATGCTGCAGAACCGTCCGGCTTCATATCGCGGAGTCCTATCACGATGCGACCGATCAGACCTGGTGCTACTGTCCGGTGAAAAACGATTTCTTCCTAGTATCAACTATGAAGACACCAAGAACCATGCACACATCAGTTTTGGCTCTCAATAGATTATTTGTCATTGGTGGGAAGACCAGAGGGTCTCAGGACATTAAAAGTCTCTTAGCTGTTGAGTCTTACAACCCTCTTTCCAAAGAATGGCTATCTGTTAGCCCATTACCCCGGGGCATATACTATCCCGAAGCGAGCGCATGCCAGAATGTCATCTATGTTCTTGGATCAGAGGTAGAGATTACAGATGCCTTTAACCCATCACTCGACTGCTTCTTTAAATACAACGTGACCACTGACCAGTGGTCGGAACTGGTAGCAGAGTTCGGGCAGTTTTTTCATGCAACCCTGATTAAAGCTGTCCCGGTCAACTGCACACTGTATATATGTGACCTTTCCACCTACAAGGTGTATAGTTTTTGTCCAGATACTTGCGTCTGGAAGGGGGAAGGCTCTTTTGAATGTGCAGGCTTTAACGCAGGTGCAGTTGGGATCGAAGATAAAATCTATATCTTAGGTGGTGATTACGCACCAGATGAAATCACAGATGAAGTGCAGGTCTACCACAGCAGTAGATCTGAATGGGAAGAAGTCTCACCGATGCCAAGAGCCTTAACTGAATTTTACTGCCAGGTGATTCAGTTCAATAAATACAGAGACCCGTGGTTTTCTAATCATTTCTGA